Proteins encoded within one genomic window of Trichoderma asperellum chromosome 2, complete sequence:
- a CDS encoding uncharacterized protein (MEROPS:MER0015601): protein MAESTLSSGESKIGDSAALAKPLRRSSRQTVPTAVVKTREVSTETASTGSLSEPRRNPKRKAAEAARESIDLPDNLLDEALRPLTPADIEEWEGWVELESEPAFFNTILQDLGVKDVKVQELFSIDQSWIDTLPKPVYGLIFLFQYTPDLDEEEGEDETGSLWFANQTTSNACATFALLNIVMNAPHVELGDQLREFKEATKNLSTVLRGHEVSNNKFMRSIHNSFTRRMDHLNADLWLENAVSDTKSKKAKTTSKSSKKTSKKQRAHDAYGFHFVAYVPVDGHVWELDGLRSKPHRVGPIESDDVCWTNIARPQIESRILQYEESQISFNLLALCGSPLALHSRSIAQTIASTCQLDDQMKHSAEYAKLIDGEKSVLDATDRSQLSEFNVRKSDIEDVALPEETRSKITQAAKNADDAYDLRQQFIVDTKVAIGEYRAELIALAEDEQRVKDRKKDYGQALHRWVQKLADKGILQEAIENS, encoded by the exons ATGGCTGAGAGCACATTATCGAG TGGTGAATCAAAAATTGGAGATAGTGCTGCCCTCGCAAAGCCTCTTCGCCGATCATCTCGGCAAACTGTGCCTACAGCGGTTGTCAAAACGCGAGAAGTATCGACTGAAACCGCGTCTACAGGTAGCTTGAGCGAGCCAAGGCGAAACCCCAagcgcaaggctgccgaggcTGCAAGAGAATCTATAGACCTCCCTGATAATCTGTTAGATGAGGCACTGCGACCTCTAACTCCAGCAGATATCGAAGAATGGGAAGGCTGGGTTGAGCTAGAGTCCGAACCT GCATTCTTCAACACTATTCTTCAGGATTTGGGTGTCAAAGATGTCAAAGTTCAAGAACTTTTCAGCATTGATCAAAGCTGGATAGACACGCTACC AAAGCCAGTATACGGTTTAATATTTCTCTTCCAGTACACTCCCGATttggacgaagaggagggagaagatgaGACAGGCTCACTCTGGTTCGCAAATCAG ACTACCAGTAATGCCTGTGCTACGTTCGCTCTGCTCAACATTGTTATGAATGCGCCGCACGTCGAACTAGGCGACCAGCTTCGGGAGTTCAAGGAAGCAACCAAGAATCTCAGCACTGTTCTAAGAGGCCACGAAGTCAGTAACAACAAATTCATGAGAAGTATTCATAATTCCTTCACCAGACGCATGGATCATCTCAACGCCGACCTTTGGCTAGAGAACGCAGTATCAGATACCAAAtcaaaaaaagcaaaaacaacATCCAAGTCATCAAAGAAAACCAGTAAGAAGCAAAGGGCACACGATGCCTATGGATTTCACTTCGTTGCATATGTTCCTGTGGATGGGCATGTTTGGGAGCTCGATGGGCTCCGAAGCAAGCCGCATCGTGTAG GCCCTATTGAATCCGATGATGTCTGTTGGACAAATATCGCAAGGCCTCAGATTGAAAGTCGAATATTACAATACGAGGAAAGCCAGATTTCTTTCAACCTCCTTGCACTTTGTGGTAGCCCCTTGGCTCTCCACTCCCGCTCCATTGCTCAAACGATCGCCAGTACATGCCAATTGGATGACCAAATGAAGCACAGCGCAGAATATGCAAAATTGATAGACGGCGAGAAATCCGTCCTGGATGCTACAGACCGGAGCCAGCTATCCGAGTTCAATGTCCGCAAATCCGATATTGAGGATGTGGCATTACCAGAGGAGACGCGAAGCAAGATAACACAGGCCGCGAAAAATGCCGATGACGCGTACGACCTCCGCCAGCAATTCATTGTTGATACAAAAGTTGCTATTGGAGAATATAGAGCTGAATTGATAGCCTTGGCTGAGGATGAGCAGCGAGTCAAGGATCGCAAGAAGGACTATGGGCAAGCATTACACAGATGGGTACAGAAGCTCGCAGACAAGGGAATTCTTCAGGAGGCCATCGAGAATTCATAA
- a CDS encoding uncharacterized protein (MEROPS:MER0015601): MMPNSLRSGESKIGDSAALAKPLRRSSRQTVPTAVVKTREVSTETASTGSLSEPRRNPKRKAAEAARESIDLPDNLLDEALRPLTPADIEEWEGWVELESEPAFFNTILQDLGVKDVKVQELFSIDQSWIDTLPKPVYGLIFLFQYTPDLDEEEGEDETGSLWFANQTTSNACATFALLNIVMNAPHVELGDQLREFKEATKNLSTVLRGHEVSNNKFMRSIHNSFTRRMDHLNADLWLENAVSDTKSKKAKTTSKSSKKTSKKQRAHDAYGFHFVAYVPVDGHVWELDGLRSKPHRVGPIESDDVCWTNIARPQIESRILQYEESQISFNLLALCGSPLALHSRSIAQTIASTCQLDDQMKHSAEYAKLIDGEKSVLDATDRSQLSEFNVRKSDIEDVALPEETRSKITQAAKNADDAYDLRQQFIVDTKVAIGEYRAELIALAEDEQRVKDRKKDYGQALHRWVQKLADKGILQEAIENS; this comes from the exons ATGATGCCTAATAGTTTAAGAAGTGGTGAATCAAAAATTGGAGATAGTGCTGCCCTCGCAAAGCCTCTTCGCCGATCATCTCGGCAAACTGTGCCTACAGCGGTTGTCAAAACGCGAGAAGTATCGACTGAAACCGCGTCTACAGGTAGCTTGAGCGAGCCAAGGCGAAACCCCAagcgcaaggctgccgaggcTGCAAGAGAATCTATAGACCTCCCTGATAATCTGTTAGATGAGGCACTGCGACCTCTAACTCCAGCAGATATCGAAGAATGGGAAGGCTGGGTTGAGCTAGAGTCCGAACCT GCATTCTTCAACACTATTCTTCAGGATTTGGGTGTCAAAGATGTCAAAGTTCAAGAACTTTTCAGCATTGATCAAAGCTGGATAGACACGCTACC AAAGCCAGTATACGGTTTAATATTTCTCTTCCAGTACACTCCCGATttggacgaagaggagggagaagatgaGACAGGCTCACTCTGGTTCGCAAATCAG ACTACCAGTAATGCCTGTGCTACGTTCGCTCTGCTCAACATTGTTATGAATGCGCCGCACGTCGAACTAGGCGACCAGCTTCGGGAGTTCAAGGAAGCAACCAAGAATCTCAGCACTGTTCTAAGAGGCCACGAAGTCAGTAACAACAAATTCATGAGAAGTATTCATAATTCCTTCACCAGACGCATGGATCATCTCAACGCCGACCTTTGGCTAGAGAACGCAGTATCAGATACCAAAtcaaaaaaagcaaaaacaacATCCAAGTCATCAAAGAAAACCAGTAAGAAGCAAAGGGCACACGATGCCTATGGATTTCACTTCGTTGCATATGTTCCTGTGGATGGGCATGTTTGGGAGCTCGATGGGCTCCGAAGCAAGCCGCATCGTGTAG GCCCTATTGAATCCGATGATGTCTGTTGGACAAATATCGCAAGGCCTCAGATTGAAAGTCGAATATTACAATACGAGGAAAGCCAGATTTCTTTCAACCTCCTTGCACTTTGTGGTAGCCCCTTGGCTCTCCACTCCCGCTCCATTGCTCAAACGATCGCCAGTACATGCCAATTGGATGACCAAATGAAGCACAGCGCAGAATATGCAAAATTGATAGACGGCGAGAAATCCGTCCTGGATGCTACAGACCGGAGCCAGCTATCCGAGTTCAATGTCCGCAAATCCGATATTGAGGATGTGGCATTACCAGAGGAGACGCGAAGCAAGATAACACAGGCCGCGAAAAATGCCGATGACGCGTACGACCTCCGCCAGCAATTCATTGTTGATACAAAAGTTGCTATTGGAGAATATAGAGCTGAATTGATAGCCTTGGCTGAGGATGAGCAGCGAGTCAAGGATCGCAAGAAGGACTATGGGCAAGCATTACACAGATGGGTACAGAAGCTCGCAGACAAGGGAATTCTTCAGGAGGCCATCGAGAATTCATAA
- a CDS encoding uncharacterized protein (EggNog:ENOG41), which translates to MAHQGFGGVLDTPQSTFGDATYLSRQPDFADISQEASFLSPEKDGDLLQQLRNGGRSNGINIRTPRQRAALADRRNLPSNIGGGEFTPLLKSATRNSTRRNGKENNATVPATPAALRTLLEEDEMTPLPRMDGSAFSTRNASFLGNDLPQIASSASTTPMGPPPRRNIIDKGPLQDGNQLSLREQENVIDKIEKENFGLKLKIHFLEEALRKAGPGFSEAALKENTELKVDKVTMQRELHKYKKEITTAERELESYRQQMLELREKAEQKYANKDQQAELDTLRETIQARESAIEELRSQASNSQDHQERVETLENNVVDLEAELREKDRLLTEREDELEDLRDRLNEAENAVAEHDANTNEEEMEEALATIRDLRSAVRDWENKADNLQETVRELEGKAENLQQAARNWENKSETLQQTARNWEGKAEDLQQTVRNWEGKAEILQQTARDWENKAEQMKERMNSALSQKVKAEAALDELQEEMANKSIMTKGLSRQIEEKVSRLQEELRQSSEEYIALEREAAELSQENDELKATVQEQLSLLEDAAQSQEEVESLKHELLEHQRYIEELIASEAALSQKLNREQSLARNTIQGQEEIENLKYEMLQQQELINHLEAAEAARHRDLEQEQQLRAENIRSQAEIERLKREIVHLQEEIENITASETALREELEQEQQLRAEYEDAHSEVETLKEKILEQQRFIDDLVASEASLQQQLEREQQRIKFMQIREEANRPDRSMFQRQELIDKMIASEALLRQELDRAQQSHIKSAMQSREEVESLREETKTLREETKALKEEAKNLEDDVLQQQELIDDLMASEAALREDLERQLELRTDGETNTKAEIEALEQDVLQQQELIDEMVASEAVLRQELERERRSLERKQQSHADNTKQSQRLLKSQVEVENLEHDIIEQQELINNLVASEAVLRAKLERARTERAAYRMSVEKMQNDIQYLKKEAAAGTQKLSRRYGYADNEALDTIVRASEGAQVRHKKELRGMMLQMEWMQARWEREASLRSDAAYAKKFLQLQLNIAHACNKAQLRELEHIRTKVLQSRKPLALPKPPSFSSSSGSSPNLKTFLIMVRFIARTRIAARNWAGQEAVRQKLRTAIEEKRQIKRSKQLKVVAADVY; encoded by the exons ATGGCCCATCAAGGCTTTGGCGGCGTGCTCGACACTCCACAAAGCACTTTTGGCGACGCGACATACCTTAGCCGACAGCCCGATTTCGCAGATATATCCCAAGAAGCATCGTTTTTATCCCCAGAAAAGGACGGCGATCTCTTACAGCAGCTTCGCAATGGCGGACGCTCCAATGGAATCAACATCAGAACCCCCCGCCAAAGAGCAGCACTTGCGGATCGTCGAAATCTGCCATCAAACATCGGAGGAGGGGAGTTTACCCCATTGCTGAAGTCTGCTACAAGGAATAGCACTCGGAGGAATGGCAAAGAGAACAATGCTACTGTCCCCGCCACGCCGGCTGCGTTGCGGACATTactcgaagaagatgaaatgacTCCCCTTCCAAGAATGGATGGTTCCGCCTTTTCAACACGCAATGCATCGTTTCTAGGCAACGATCTTCCTCAAatcgccagcagcgccagcacaaCCCCAATGGGCCCTCCACCGCGCAGGAATATAATAGACAAAGGTCCTCTGCAGGACGGAAACCAATTGTCTCTACGAGAGCAGGAAAATGTTATTGACAAGATCGAGAAGGAGAACTTTGGTCTCAAGTTGAAAATTCACTTTCTTGAGGAGGCCCTACGGAAAGCAGGCCCTGGCTTCAGTGAAGCTGCCCTAAAGGAAAACACGGAGCTCAAAGTCGATAAAGTTACAATGCAGAGAGAACTCCACAAATATAAGAAAGAGATAACCACTGCAGAGCGCGAGCTGGAAAGTTATCGTCAACAAATGCTCGAATTGAGGGAAAAGGCAGAGCAGAAATATGCCAACAAGGACCAGCAAGCCGAGCTAGATACTCTACGAGAGACCATTCAAGCTCGTGAGTCTGCTATCGAGGAGCTACGAAGTCAAGCGTCAAATAGTCAAGACCACCAGGAGAGGGTAGAGACGCTGGAGAACAATGTTGTGGACTTGGAAGCCGAGCTTCGCGAAAAGGACCGCTTGTTAACGGAGCGGGAAGACGAGCTCGAGGACCTGAGAGATAGGCTCAACGAGGCTGAAAATGCTGTGGCGGAACACGACGCCAATACgaatgaagaggagatggaagaagcttTGGCAACCATCCGCGATTTGCGGTCAGCTGTTCGAGATTGGGAAAACAAAGCAGATAATTTGCAGGAAACAGTTCGAGAATTGGAGGGCAAAGCAGAGAATTTACAGCAGGCAGCTCGCAATTGGGAGAACAAATCAGAGACTTTGCAGCAGACAGCTCGCAATTGGGAGGGCAAGGCAGAGGATTTGCAGCAAACAGTTCGCAATTGGGAGGGCAAGGCAGAGATTTTGCAGCAGACAGCTCGCGACTGGGAGAATAAAGCAGAGCAAATGAAGGAGAGGATGAATTCTGCTTTGTCCCAGAAAGTAAAAGCCGAGGCGGCTTTGGACGAGCTGCAGGAAGAGATGGCCAACAAATCCATCATGACTAAGGGACTATCACGGCagattgaagaaaaggtATCTAGACTACAAGAAGAGCTCCGGCAGTCGAGCGAGGAGTATATCGCGCTGGAGCGGGAGGCGGCTGAACTCAGCCAGGAAAATGACGAGCTCAAAGCGACCGTCCAAGAGCAGCTATCGCTACTTGAGGACGCTGCTCAAAGTCAAGAGGAGGTCGAAAGTCTTAAGCACGAATTGCTTGAACACCAGCGTTATATCGAGGAGCTTATTGCGTCTGAGGCTGCTTTGAGCCAAAAACTCAACCGAGAGCAATCGCTGGCAAGGAATACCATACAAGGCCAGGAAGAGATTGAAAATCTCAAGTACGAGATGCTCCAGCAACAGGAGCTAATCAACCACCTtgaggctgcagaagctgctcgGCATAGGGACCTTGAGCAAGAACAGCAGCTGCGTGCAGAAAATATAAGAAGCCAAGCAGAGATCGAAAGATTAAAGCGCGAAATAGTCCATCTTCAAGAAGAAATCGAGAACATTACGGCTTCCGAAACTGCTCTACGAGAAGAACTggagcaagagcagcagctacgTGCAGAATACGAGGATGCCCACTCTGAGGTTGAGACTCTAAAGGAGAAGATACTCGAACAGCAACGCTTCATCGATGATTTAGTCGCTTCAGAGGCGTCGTTGCAACAACAACTTgagcgagagcagcagcggaTCAAATTCATGCAGATTCGAGAAGAGGCTAATAGACCTGATCGTAGCATGTTCCAAAGGCAAGAACTCATCGACAAAATGATCGCCTCCGAAGCCTTGCTGCGCCAAGAGCTTGACCGAGCGCAGCAGTCACACATTAAGAGCGCTATGCAGAGTCGGGAAGAGGTCGAAAGTCTCAGAGAGGAGACAAAGACGCTCAGAGAAGAGACGAAGGCGCTCAAGGAAGAGGCGAAAAACCTTGAAGATGATGTgcttcagcagcaggagcTGATTGACGATCTCATGGCTTCTGAAGCTGCTCTACGAGAAGACCTTGAACGACAACTGGAGCTACGCACAGATGGTGAAACGAATACCAAAGCCGAGATTGAGGCTCTCGAGCAAGATGTCCTCCAGCAACAGGAGCTAATCGACGAAATGGTCGCTTCAGAGGCCGTCCTCAGACAAGAACTTGAGCGGGAGCGCCGAAGCCTCGAACGAAAGCAGCAATCGCATGCAGACAACACCAAGCAGAGCCAGCGCCTACTAAAGAGTCAGGTCGAGGTCGAAAACCTCGAACATGACATAatagagcagcaagagctcATCAACAATCTCGTCGCTTCAGAGGCCGTCTTACGGGCGAAACTCGAACGCGCGCGCACCGAGCGAGCAGCGTATCGCATGAGTGTCGAGAAGATGCAAAACGACATCCAGTATCTGAAGAAAGAGGCGGCAGCCGGGACGCAGAAGCTGAGCCGCCGCTACGGCTATGCTGACAACGAAGCGCTGGATACCATCGTGCGAGCCTCCGAGGGCGCACAAGTGCGTCACAAGAAGGAGCTTCGCGGCATGATGCTCCAGATGGAGTGGATGCAGGCCCGGTGGGAGCGAGAGGCGTCTCTTCGCTCGGACGCAGCATATGCGAAGAAGTTCCTTCAGCTGCAGCTCAACATTGCACATGCTTG CAACAAAGCTCAGCTCCGCGAACTCGAACACATCCGCACCAAGGTCCTCCAAAGCCGCAAACCTCTTGCCCTCCCCAAACCCCCATCCTTCTCATCATCCAGTGGCTCATCGCCCAACCTCAAGACCTTCCTCATCATGGTCCGCTTCATCGCGCGAACACGCATCGCTGCCCGCAACTGGGCCGGCCAAGAAGCTGTCCGCCAAAAGCTCCGCACGGCAATCGAAGAAAAGCGACAAATTAAGCGCTCGAAGCAGCTCAAAGTTGTCGCTGCTGATGTCTACTAG
- a CDS encoding uncharacterized protein (EggNog:ENOG41~MEROPS:MER0114503) → MSGYPGYNGGAYAAPPQQQYQQGGYYPPQQPGYTGGYPSQPSPQPGYGYHQAPPQPQYAYQQPPPPQQQYSNYGHPTPQPNYNTRPGMPPPGPPPNSYNQGRPNGPQAPPAGPQSFGHGAPNNYAFRYSNCTGRRKALLIGINYFGQRGQLRGCINDVRNMTAYLVEHFGYKREDMVILTDDQQNPMSQPTKQNILRAMHWLVKDARPNDSLFFHYSGHGGQTKDLDGDEADGYDEVIYPVDFRQHGHITDDEMHRIMVHPLQAGVRLTAIFDSCHSGTALDLPYIYSTQGILKEPNLAKEAGQGLLGVISSYSQGDMGGVANNIIGFFKKATTGDDAHNRTLATKTSPADVIMWSGSKDDQTSADATIASQATGAMSWAFVTALKKNPQQSYVQLLNSIRDELATKYTQKPQLSCSHPLKSFEKEQQDKKSRFAMNPKQGGQTKYNIASPFIVTPILPPTQSNLAFALYASQKKQPDRQTRRLCGNSFSPSHT, encoded by the exons ATGTCCGGATATCCAGGCTACAACGGCGGCGCCTATGCCGCACCGCCGCAGCAACAATACCAGCAGGGCGGTTACTATCC ACCTCAACAGCCCGGTTACACCGGCGGCTATCCGTCTCAACCCTCTCCCCAGCCTGGCTACGGCTATCATCAAGCTCCTCCGCAACCGCAGTATGCTTATCAG CAACCACCCCCTCCCCAGCAGCAATACAGCAACTACGGCCATCCGACACCTCAGCCCAACTATAATACACGCCCTG GCATGCCTCCCCCGGGTCCTCCCCCAAACAGCTATAATCAAGGTCGCCCCAACGGTCCCCAGGCTCCTCCAGCTGGCCCTCAGAGCTTCGGTCACGGCGCCCCGAACAACTATGCGTTTCGATATTCCAACTGCACCGGCCGTAGAAAAGCTCTGCTAATTGGTATCAACTACTTTGGTCAGCGTGGCCAGCTGCGAGGATGTATCAACGACGTCAGAAACATGACTGCTTATCTGGTGGAACATTTTGGTTACAAGAGAGAAGATATGGTTATCTTAACCGACGATCAACAAAACCCCATGAGCCAGCCTACAAAGCAAAACATTCTTCGTGCCATGCATTGGCTGGTCAAGGATGCTAGACCCAACGactcgctcttcttccactATTCTG GCCACGGTGGACAGACAAAGGATCTAGACGGCGACGAGGCTGACGGATATGACGAAGTCATCTATCCAGTCGACTTCAGGCAACACGGACACATCACAGACGACGAGATGCATCGAATCATGGTCCACCCCCTGCAGGCAGGTGTAAGGCTGACCGCTATTTTTGATTCATGTCATTCTGGTACTGCTCTGGACTTGCCCTACATCTACTCTACACAAGGTATCCTCAAAGAGCCCAACTTGGCCAAGGAGGCTGGCCAAGGCTTGCTCGGAGTCATCTCCTCATACAGCCAAGGAGACATGGGTGGTGTTGCCAATAACATCATCGGATTCTTCAAGAAGGCGACCACTGGCGATGACGCCCACAACAGGACCCTTGCCACCAAGACATCTCCCGCAGATGTCATCATGTGGTCTGGAAGCAAAGATGATCAGACATC GGCCGACGCTACTATTGCTTCGCAAGCCACTGGCGCTATGTCGTGGGCGTTCGTTACGGCTCTCAAGAAGAACCCCCAACAAAGCTACGTTCAGCTGCTCAACAGCATCCGAGATGAACTGGCTACAAAATATACACAAAAGCCGCAGCTCTCCTGTAGCCACCCTCTTA AATCTTTTGAAAAAGAACAGCAAGATAAGAAATCAAGATTTGCCATGAATCCTAAACAAGGAGGTCAAACTAAATACAACATTGCCTCCCCCTTTATCGTAACGCCAATACTACCGCCAACCCAATCCAACCTGGCGTTTGCACTCTATGCATCCCAAAAGAAACAACCCGACAGACAAACAAGAAGACTTTGTGGGAATTCCTTTTCCCCATCTCATACATAG
- a CDS encoding uncharacterized protein (EggNog:ENOG41~MEROPS:MER0039482) — MSGYPGYNGGAYAAPPQQQYQQGGYYPPQQPGYTGGYPSQPSPQPGYGYHQAPPQPQYAYQQPPPPQQQYSNYGHPTPQPNYNTRPGMPPPGPPPNSYNQGRPNGPQAPPAGPQSFGHGAPNNYAFRYSNCTGRRKALLIGINYFGQRGQLRGCINDVRNMTAYLVEHFGYKREDMVILTDDQQNPMSQPTKQNILRAMHWLVKDARPNDSLFFHYSGHGGQTKDLDGDEADGYDEVIYPVDFRQHGHITDDEMHRIMVHPLQAGVRLTAIFDSCHSGTALDLPYIYSTQGILKEPNLAKEAGQGLLGVISSYSQGDMGGVANNIIGFFKKATTGDDAHNRTLATKTSPADVIMWSGSKDDQTSADATIASQATGAMSWAFVTALKKNPQQSYVQLLNSIRDELATKYTQKPQLSCSHPLNTNLLFVM, encoded by the exons ATGTCCGGATATCCAGGCTACAACGGCGGCGCCTATGCCGCACCGCCGCAGCAACAATACCAGCAGGGCGGTTACTATCC ACCTCAACAGCCCGGTTACACCGGCGGCTATCCGTCTCAACCCTCTCCCCAGCCTGGCTACGGCTATCATCAAGCTCCTCCGCAACCGCAGTATGCTTATCAG CAACCACCCCCTCCCCAGCAGCAATACAGCAACTACGGCCATCCGACACCTCAGCCCAACTATAATACACGCCCTG GCATGCCTCCCCCGGGTCCTCCCCCAAACAGCTATAATCAAGGTCGCCCCAACGGTCCCCAGGCTCCTCCAGCTGGCCCTCAGAGCTTCGGTCACGGCGCCCCGAACAACTATGCGTTTCGATATTCCAACTGCACCGGCCGTAGAAAAGCTCTGCTAATTGGTATCAACTACTTTGGTCAGCGTGGCCAGCTGCGAGGATGTATCAACGACGTCAGAAACATGACTGCTTATCTGGTGGAACATTTTGGTTACAAGAGAGAAGATATGGTTATCTTAACCGACGATCAACAAAACCCCATGAGCCAGCCTACAAAGCAAAACATTCTTCGTGCCATGCATTGGCTGGTCAAGGATGCTAGACCCAACGactcgctcttcttccactATTCTG GCCACGGTGGACAGACAAAGGATCTAGACGGCGACGAGGCTGACGGATATGACGAAGTCATCTATCCAGTCGACTTCAGGCAACACGGACACATCACAGACGACGAGATGCATCGAATCATGGTCCACCCCCTGCAGGCAGGTGTAAGGCTGACCGCTATTTTTGATTCATGTCATTCTGGTACTGCTCTGGACTTGCCCTACATCTACTCTACACAAGGTATCCTCAAAGAGCCCAACTTGGCCAAGGAGGCTGGCCAAGGCTTGCTCGGAGTCATCTCCTCATACAGCCAAGGAGACATGGGTGGTGTTGCCAATAACATCATCGGATTCTTCAAGAAGGCGACCACTGGCGATGACGCCCACAACAGGACCCTTGCCACCAAGACATCTCCCGCAGATGTCATCATGTGGTCTGGAAGCAAAGATGATCAGACATC GGCCGACGCTACTATTGCTTCGCAAGCCACTGGCGCTATGTCGTGGGCGTTCGTTACGGCTCTCAAGAAGAACCCCCAACAAAGCTACGTTCAGCTGCTCAACAGCATCCGAGATGAACTGGCTACAAAATATACACAAAAGCCGCAGCTCTCCTGTAGCCACCCTCTTA ATACAAATCTCCTATTTGTCATGTGA
- a CDS encoding uncharacterized protein (EggNog:ENOG41~MEROPS:MER0114503), which yields MSGYPGYNGGAYAAPPQQQYQQGGYYPPQQPGYTGGYPSQPSPQPGYGYHQAPPQPQYAYQQPPPPQQQYSNYGHPTPQPNYNTRPGMPPPGPPPNSYNQGRPNGPQAPPAGPQSFGHGAPNNYAFRYSNCTGRRKALLIGINYFGQRGQLRGCINDVRNMTAYLVEHFGYKREDMVILTDDQQNPMSQPTKQNILRAMHWLVKDARPNDSLFFHYSGHGGQTKDLDGDEADGYDEVIYPVDFRQHGHITDDEMHRIMVHPLQAGVRLTAIFDSCHSGTALDLPYIYSTQGILKEPNLAKEAGQGLLGVISSYSQGDMGGVANNIIGFFKKATTGDDAHNRTLATKTSPADVIMWSGSKDDQTSADATIASQATGAMSWAFVTALKKNPQQSYVQLLNSIRDELATKYTQKPQLSCSHPLSKFPLHICQVG from the exons ATGTCCGGATATCCAGGCTACAACGGCGGCGCCTATGCCGCACCGCCGCAGCAACAATACCAGCAGGGCGGTTACTATCC ACCTCAACAGCCCGGTTACACCGGCGGCTATCCGTCTCAACCCTCTCCCCAGCCTGGCTACGGCTATCATCAAGCTCCTCCGCAACCGCAGTATGCTTATCAG CAACCACCCCCTCCCCAGCAGCAATACAGCAACTACGGCCATCCGACACCTCAGCCCAACTATAATACACGCCCTG GCATGCCTCCCCCGGGTCCTCCCCCAAACAGCTATAATCAAGGTCGCCCCAACGGTCCCCAGGCTCCTCCAGCTGGCCCTCAGAGCTTCGGTCACGGCGCCCCGAACAACTATGCGTTTCGATATTCCAACTGCACCGGCCGTAGAAAAGCTCTGCTAATTGGTATCAACTACTTTGGTCAGCGTGGCCAGCTGCGAGGATGTATCAACGACGTCAGAAACATGACTGCTTATCTGGTGGAACATTTTGGTTACAAGAGAGAAGATATGGTTATCTTAACCGACGATCAACAAAACCCCATGAGCCAGCCTACAAAGCAAAACATTCTTCGTGCCATGCATTGGCTGGTCAAGGATGCTAGACCCAACGactcgctcttcttccactATTCTG GCCACGGTGGACAGACAAAGGATCTAGACGGCGACGAGGCTGACGGATATGACGAAGTCATCTATCCAGTCGACTTCAGGCAACACGGACACATCACAGACGACGAGATGCATCGAATCATGGTCCACCCCCTGCAGGCAGGTGTAAGGCTGACCGCTATTTTTGATTCATGTCATTCTGGTACTGCTCTGGACTTGCCCTACATCTACTCTACACAAGGTATCCTCAAAGAGCCCAACTTGGCCAAGGAGGCTGGCCAAGGCTTGCTCGGAGTCATCTCCTCATACAGCCAAGGAGACATGGGTGGTGTTGCCAATAACATCATCGGATTCTTCAAGAAGGCGACCACTGGCGATGACGCCCACAACAGGACCCTTGCCACCAAGACATCTCCCGCAGATGTCATCATGTGGTCTGGAAGCAAAGATGATCAGACATC GGCCGACGCTACTATTGCTTCGCAAGCCACTGGCGCTATGTCGTGGGCGTTCGTTACGGCTCTCAAGAAGAACCCCCAACAAAGCTACGTTCAGCTGCTCAACAGCATCCGAGATGAACTGGCTACAAAATATACACAAAAGCCGCAGCTCTCCTGTAGCCACCCTCTTAGTAAGTTCCCCTTGCATATATGTCAGGTAGGGTAG